One Roseimaritima multifibrata DNA window includes the following coding sequences:
- a CDS encoding vWA domain-containing protein codes for MSTRPFPRSQKILAGASVLMLLLAIGCGRSEPAKIATEGSPADSDLETQDYPSANVLNEPGMDAAGMAAPDEGTGAGQGGDKYDKITENAFQRVTDHPLSTFSIDVDTASYSKVRQFLLDHHRLPRPDSVRIEELVNYFDYQYEAPGKKADDPFATQVTLAKCPWNPEHYLARFAIKGREISNSKRPESNLVLLVDASGSMNAPNKLPLLQRGLRLLLGELGSKDRVAIVAYAGAAGLVLDSTPADQADTILNALSRLKAGGSTNGGEGLELAYKVAREHFAEEGTNRVILCSDGDFNVGRTGTDQMLDLVETESASGIELTVLGFGMGNFNDSMMEQISGRGNGNYAFIDTINEARKVLVQQLSGTLVTIAKDVKIQVEFNPQEVAAYRLIGYENRMLNSEDFNDDKKDAGEIGAGHTVTALYEIIPAGADTIADLPDAGPLKYQQPSEATSDAKSGELLTLKLRYKLPDSDESTLQEIAVSNQTSEFAACDTDFQFAAAVASFGMLLRNSPHAGEWTLSTVQEVAESALGEDPWGLRKEFIELVQTAQTLQ; via the coding sequence ATGAGCACACGTCCATTTCCCCGGTCACAAAAGATATTGGCCGGTGCGAGCGTGTTGATGTTATTGCTTGCAATCGGCTGTGGTCGGAGCGAACCTGCCAAAATTGCCACGGAAGGGTCGCCGGCGGATTCAGATTTGGAGACGCAAGACTATCCTTCGGCCAACGTCTTAAACGAGCCTGGAATGGACGCAGCTGGAATGGCTGCACCCGACGAAGGCACAGGGGCAGGGCAAGGCGGCGACAAATATGACAAGATCACAGAAAACGCGTTTCAGCGAGTTACCGATCACCCGCTAAGCACCTTTTCAATCGACGTAGACACCGCCTCTTACAGCAAAGTCCGTCAATTCCTGCTCGATCACCATCGCCTTCCTCGCCCCGATTCGGTCCGCATCGAGGAATTGGTGAATTACTTCGACTATCAATACGAAGCCCCCGGCAAGAAAGCTGACGATCCTTTTGCAACCCAAGTGACACTCGCAAAGTGCCCCTGGAATCCTGAACACTACCTGGCTCGGTTTGCGATCAAGGGTCGGGAAATCAGCAACAGCAAACGCCCCGAGAGCAATCTGGTCCTCTTGGTCGACGCTTCCGGGTCGATGAACGCTCCAAACAAATTGCCACTGCTGCAACGCGGGCTTCGCCTACTGCTGGGCGAACTGGGATCGAAGGACCGCGTCGCCATCGTAGCCTACGCCGGAGCGGCAGGACTTGTCCTAGACAGCACTCCCGCCGACCAAGCGGACACAATCCTGAACGCGCTGTCGCGACTAAAAGCGGGTGGTAGCACCAACGGAGGCGAAGGCCTGGAACTTGCCTACAAAGTGGCTCGCGAACATTTTGCCGAGGAAGGAACCAATCGAGTCATCCTCTGCAGCGACGGCGATTTTAATGTCGGCCGAACTGGCACCGACCAGATGCTGGACCTTGTCGAAACCGAATCGGCCAGCGGGATTGAATTAACCGTTCTCGGATTTGGAATGGGCAATTTCAACGATTCGATGATGGAACAGATCAGTGGCCGTGGCAATGGAAACTACGCCTTCATCGATACGATCAACGAAGCGCGCAAAGTCCTCGTTCAGCAGCTATCCGGTACGCTGGTGACGATCGCCAAGGATGTCAAAATCCAAGTCGAATTCAATCCACAAGAAGTCGCCGCCTACCGCTTGATCGGCTACGAAAACCGGATGCTAAACAGCGAGGACTTTAACGACGACAAAAAGGATGCTGGCGAAATCGGTGCAGGGCATACCGTCACCGCTCTGTACGAAATCATTCCTGCCGGCGCCGATACCATTGCCGACCTTCCGGACGCTGGCCCCCTGAAATACCAACAGCCAAGTGAAGCGACGTCGGATGCAAAGTCGGGCGAACTGCTAACGTTAAAACTTCGTTACAAACTTCCCGATTCGGATGAAAGCACGCTGCAGGAAATCGCTGTCAGTAACCAAACCAGCGAATTTGCCGCCTGCGACACGGATTTCCAGTTCGCCGCGGCCGTCGCCAGTTTTGGCATGCTCCTACGCAACAGCCCGCACGCAGGGGAGTGGACGCTCTCCACCGTCCAAGAGGTCGCTGAATCGGCTCTCGGCGAAGATCCCTGGGGACTCCGCAAAGAGTTCATCGAACTGGTCCAAACCGCACAGACGCTGCAGTAG
- a CDS encoding DUF1501 domain-containing protein — MLLPQQPRRRFLADIGKGLSAVALAALLEQDSQGASTNWSPPTGQPHFAPKAKNVIWLFMNGGVSQMESFDPKPMLTKYGGKTIQETPFADTQDPKKLALERLVAPDGNGNQRNKLYPLQVGFKKHGESGIEISDWFPHVASQADNLAIVRSMWTTDSNHGAQTQFHSGRHRNDGDFPTLGAWVHYGLGSLNDNLPQFISIGKREYWNKRDGHYLGPSHDAVPLRIDPNNPLDYSQPEKDFPPEARAIGKGLLEQLNAHRGKAFPADPAMEARIASYELAFRMQKSVPEVVDFSQETAETKALYGIDKPHCKDFAMQLLAARRLVERGVRFIQIQHGGGGAGAWDAHGGLKANHTKHSLAVDQPIGGLLADLQRRGLLDETLVVFATEFGRTPGSQGADGRDHHIFGFTVWMAGGGLKRGVVHGATDEIGFHAVEDRHYVTDVHATIMHQLGLDSRKLEIPGRKRLEIDHGTPIHDIIA, encoded by the coding sequence ATGCTCCTTCCTCAACAACCACGCCGTCGCTTCCTCGCCGACATCGGGAAAGGCCTCTCGGCGGTCGCGCTTGCCGCTCTACTTGAACAGGATAGCCAGGGGGCTTCAACCAACTGGTCTCCCCCCACCGGGCAACCTCACTTTGCTCCCAAAGCCAAAAATGTGATTTGGTTGTTCATGAACGGCGGGGTCAGCCAAATGGAAAGCTTTGACCCCAAACCGATGCTTACCAAGTATGGCGGCAAAACGATCCAGGAAACGCCGTTTGCAGATACTCAAGACCCTAAGAAACTTGCTTTGGAACGCTTGGTTGCGCCCGACGGAAACGGCAACCAACGCAACAAACTTTACCCGCTGCAAGTCGGTTTCAAAAAACATGGCGAAAGCGGAATCGAAATCAGCGACTGGTTCCCTCATGTCGCCAGCCAAGCCGATAACCTCGCGATCGTTCGTTCGATGTGGACGACCGACAGCAACCACGGTGCGCAGACTCAGTTTCATTCCGGACGACATCGCAACGATGGCGATTTCCCAACACTTGGGGCATGGGTCCACTACGGTCTGGGATCGCTGAACGACAACTTGCCTCAATTCATATCAATCGGTAAACGCGAGTACTGGAACAAACGGGACGGGCACTACCTAGGGCCATCGCATGATGCCGTCCCACTGCGAATCGATCCGAACAATCCTTTGGATTACAGCCAACCGGAAAAAGATTTTCCGCCCGAAGCAAGGGCGATTGGCAAAGGACTGCTGGAGCAATTAAACGCTCATCGCGGGAAAGCGTTCCCGGCCGACCCAGCGATGGAGGCTCGAATCGCGTCGTATGAACTTGCCTTCCGAATGCAGAAATCGGTCCCTGAGGTCGTCGATTTTTCGCAAGAGACCGCCGAAACGAAAGCCCTTTACGGGATCGACAAACCGCACTGCAAAGATTTTGCAATGCAACTTCTTGCCGCCCGCCGCTTGGTGGAACGAGGCGTCCGATTCATCCAGATCCAGCATGGCGGCGGAGGGGCCGGAGCCTGGGATGCTCATGGTGGCCTAAAAGCAAACCACACCAAACACTCCCTGGCCGTCGATCAACCGATTGGCGGGTTGCTGGCCGACCTGCAAAGACGAGGCCTGCTGGACGAAACGCTGGTGGTATTCGCCACGGAATTCGGACGCACACCGGGCTCTCAAGGTGCTGACGGCCGCGACCATCACATCTTTGGGTTCACCGTCTGGATGGCCGGAGGCGGACTGAAACGAGGCGTTGTGCACGGAGCCACCGACGAGATCGGATTCCATGCTGTCGAAGACCGGCATTACGTGACCGATGTCCATGCCACGATCATGCATCAGCTGGGGTTGGATTCAAGAAAGCTAGAAATCCCAGGACGAAAACGGCTAGAAATTGACCACGGCACCCCGATCCACGATATCATCGCGTAA